The Vigna radiata var. radiata cultivar VC1973A chromosome 6, Vradiata_ver6, whole genome shotgun sequence DNA segment ATCACCAGTCCAACATGAAGCATGGTCCaaaaatacaaagcccaaaatgtgaaagaaaaaactatACAATTCATTTcctcaaattatttatatatataaaataacaaggAAATTAAAGTTGGGACTAATCATGAACCCATGTTGTAAGCCCCTACGTGATTGTCATCATTCCTTCCCTCGTGAAAAGATTTGTCCTCAGATAAAAAAGGATGTATTAAGACtcaaaacttcaaatttttattacCTCTTggataaaatatctttttgaaataagttttaaatataatctCAATTAGTTTTTGTTCCACATGCAAGgtatatataaagaaaacattaaagaagtcctctttatattttggattatacCTTTGATAATAATCAAAAGGTCCACTTCATAAAAGCTTTGGTATCCACCTTGAGTTAATTGTAACTTAAGAGGTAACATTGACTCATAATGATGTGacttgaaaatatttgttgaaggGTTTAAACAATGGAGGATAAAGGTGGAgttgaaatattttaagagaaaagtttggaataaagaaagaaCAACTAATGAATAGAAAAGAGTTTAAGGAATGAAAAACTCCCTTTATCATCTTTGTTTCAATTAAAATGGGGATAACGAAAGATGGTTGCAGAAGCCTTGCCTCCttgaacatgttttctttttcctctttttttcttctttcaatatttttttatctctcttctctctcttccttcttttcatattaattcttttctcatcctttctctcttttctctctttcctctttctctctttgaaatttttctcttttcttgtcttcttttctcttttgtatTTCTCTCTCTTagcttcttccttttttttctttattttctaactCTCTTAATTGTTCATCCCTCCTtttaatctcttcttttctctttgcaCTCATGAGCCtttcaagtttttctttaaattcatcATCTCTACAAGAGAACTCACCTTTCTTTTTAATGAATGTATTTCCTTTCTTAATGGATTCTCTTATGTCACACATTAGCTCTTGGTTTATCTTAAATGAAGGAAGAACAaagtttcttctcatgcatgcTTTTAACTCACATCAATCTTGAATTGGCgattttcttcctttctcaaCTCTAGACTGCCTATATGTCAATGGACATGAGCGAAGACACACCAAAGGGGGACAACGAAAGTGCGACCGATGTAACAAGAGGCAATGGCGATGCCAGCAATGAGTGACAAAAACCCTAAAGCTTTACGATTCACAAAGAGAAGGTTTTGAAGTCATAAAGCTTTAGAGAAAAAGGTAGAATGACACAGATTGAGATTAGGGCGAAATTGTAGCAATAAGCtgctaataatattttttttttttgtagtggttGGTTATGATCATGAACTATACACAGATTTATTTTGTGGGTTATAGTCAATTTTTTGCATTGATATGACACACTAAATCATTTTCCATAAATACTTAATCGCTGGATTCAAAATTTCTAAAGATTGCatactttttataaactattCTCTTTAAAATTCTTGAACATATAATAAGTcattaaaatttaggtttaatacatcatttggttcctacttttatatatttagttcaaaatgatcctaccttttaaaaaagttcagtaaggtcccatatttcgttaaaaaatgttcattctGGTCCTTTTCGCTGACGCCGTTAAAAGCTTAACGGTGCAGATGCTAGAGTGGCGAAACATCAATTACCTGTTTTACTGTGATGCTTACGTGGCGTTGTGAAGTCAttttaatgtgtaaatatttaagaaaaaataaaatgacaaaaaataggTTAAAGTAAAATACCTTATGCAATTTTTGGGTTGAAGTAGTTGCCTATGGTGCTGTAATGCAAGGAAGCATTTTGAGCATAGAGGGGGTGAAGAAACCAAAGATATCCTTCTATAGGGTGTGACTCCCTCACCCTTGGAATTGAAACTATTGGTAGAGTGATGACAAAGTTGATTCCCAAAAACATTGTTATCCCAACAAAGAAATCCCAGGTGTTTACCACCTACCAGGACCACCAGACCATTGTCTCCATTCAGGTTTTCGAAGGTGAGAGGAGTCTAACAAAAGACTGTCGTCTGCTTGGGAAATTTCATCTGTCAGGAATTTGGGGGTTAGAGTTTaatttggggtttagggtttaatttgcttttatgttaaatttaggTATTTTCATCAATTGACCATGATGTAATTAGGGTTTCCAACTGTCCATTCCATCTCCAACCTCCGATTCTCTATCGTTACCGTGAAAGCCACTACCTTCTACACCTCTATTTCTAGGGCCACCGACCACTGCTAAGTGCTAAGTTTTTTGTATCGAACCAATATTCTATCCCCATCAGATTGTTCCCATGCTTggttcataaaaaaaaggaaattatgaaattcttattaaaacttaatttaagatgacttgttcttcttcttattctagTTGTGGTTGTTCTTCTaatgacagagaaaaaagaGGGGTTCAGGACTCGACTTTGggttctattataaaaaatggtgTAACTCTTTTTCACTGTCAAGTTTTGCAGATGCTGCTACTATAATATACAGCTCTGCATTCATGTCAATGAAAGgttgtgagagagaaagagaaaacgaCACAAGTTTGACGTAGGTGgtgaggaaaataaaaagaaagaaaagctagAGGGAAATCATGACCTTACatcatcttaatttatttaaatatttacatagtgtaatgacacatatttataaaacattccAGCTCATTCACGTTTGGCCAAAGTGGCATTAGTACCGTTAAGTTTTTAACGACGTCAGCGAAAAGGACCagaatgaacattttttaacgaaatatgggaccttactgaacttttttaaaatgtaggATCATTTTGAATCAAACCCATAAAAGTAGGGACCAAATGacatattaaacctaaaatttatatatttgtttagataaactaatattttaaatgtgtaGTGTATGTGAACCGATCATTGATCGACCACTTTGGATCAACCATCATAACTAATCTATCTGGATAGATCAACATTGACTGACCATTCTAGGTTGActattttggaccaatcacccTTGGTCTACCATTTTAGGCCGACCATCTTTTGATCAACCACTTTGAGCCTACCACCTTTGGTAGATTATCTTTTGGTCAAAATCTTGACAGATCACCCATGGTCAACCACCTTTAGCTAATCACCTTGACCAAATGGCATGACTTTTACATAATAAAGGTCATATTAACATGAATGATGATCACAAATCAATTTACTATTATTGATTAAGATGTGATTGGTCAAGATTAGaacaataaaaagataaaaagtcaTGACAACTACTGTAAATAAAAGTCTAAGATAAGACTTTGAAATACATGCAGCATAAAAGCTAATCCTTTTTGGTTTGATCATTCACTAATATGAGAGTAACTTTTATAAGTAGCTTTATCGTACAATACTCAAAATTGGAAGAAACCGCTTGAAGATCAACCAATTAACATAATAAACACTTAGAAATTAATCAGTTGACGTAGAAACCGCTCGGACCGGCGGCCACTTGGACTTAAAGACTTGCCCGGCCTTTCCCGTAAGAAATGTGATTTTAGAACTGTTTGACTTTTTCATGTCGGCCATGATCAAGTGAGAGACTCAGATTCTACATTATCCTTTCACTCGTCTGAAGTGATGAAAATTTATGAGTTGCGAAGTATTGTTCATATGGACCAAATTTGCAACAAAAAAGTAAGTGATGAGAAAAATGACGAGAGGTGATGGCTTTGATGAGTAGCTGTCAAGATGAGCATGAAACGAGTGCCacatctttttcctttctttttgggACAATGCAGAGCCTTATCAGTCTCCAATTATATACACCTTGTCCGTGCCACGTGTCACCACCACAATCATCTCTCAGATAGCATCCACCGTGTGCATGAAGAATTGGATTTCCTTGTTCGAGTTTCACATATTCAACACCAAAAACCTTAACTTGCACACCCCCTTTTGAACTGGTCCCGTTTTCATTCACTCCACGACAGATGTGCAGCCATGTTTTTCTCGCTCATGGCAAGCACAGCATTATTAAGTACCATTTTTCTCATGGGGTATTTGCTTTCTCTCTTTCTACTTCGACATGTCACTGTCCCTCTTCTTGCTAAAAACTGTGCTACAACCTCTCTCGCCAAACTCCTTAAGCACAACACGGAGTTTCATCACTTTCCAACTACCATCTACTTATAGCTTCTATATATTCAACCAGTTACGAAAACCAGCTTTTGCCTTAaccaaaagacaaaaaaaacaaGTCTTTTTACCTTAACTCAGGTGGGgttcttcccttttcttcatATTGCAATCAGTACTTCTTAGTTTTTGTAATTTGCGTCTCTTTGTTTACGTGTATGCGCTTACATAATCTAGTAGCTTTTGTAACTGACGGTCTCAAGTTTTTTCCCATTTTGGTGAATCAATGTTTGGTATTTTTTCTAGTTCTTGACTTgtatttgattgttttgttctttttctgcTTTGTGTGCGTGTACTTTCAACTGTAACGGGAAAGTAATTTTTCCATTCCGGGTCTGTCTTTGGACATTCGCTTTGGTGCTTTCTGTGGTTTTTCTCCTCTCGGCATGTCAAGTTCCAAACTTtggcttttctttctttagtattattttattgtctttCACTTTGAGATTTGATTACTTAATTGGCTGAACTATGCAGATTATCTTATTTTACTTTGCTTGTAAAATTTGTTCGAAGCCAAAAGTTCCCTCCTCTCTTGTTCAAGTGGTAGGTGAACCATGAAGAACACTATCTCAGGTTGGGATTTTGAGAGTGATACATGTCTCACCAGCCAGAGAAAGCCCACAGGGTGTGTTACCTATCTCTGTCAAACCATGATACTGTCCCTGTTAACTTTTCCTTGATTGCTATTCTCTATTTGGTCAATTTATACAGGCTGGACCATGAACTTGTAGAACTCCTATGGCAAAATGGGCAAGTAGTTATGCACAGCCAAACAAATAGGAAGCTACCTGGGAATTCATCTAACTTGAGACAGCTGCCGAAAACTACTCAATCAAACAACTTGGATCAAGAAGAGGCAGCTCCATGGATCCAATACCCACTTGATGACCCTTTAGAACAAGAGTTTTGTTCAAACCTTTTATCTGAGCTACCACCACCTTGTGAAGTTGAATCTTATTACAAGCAAATCAGAGAATTGGAAGAGGAAAAGTTTGCCAATATTTTCTCCCCTGGTGCCCGCCATCATCCTCCTTCACCTTCACAACTCCTACCATCTATCATGAAATCCTCCTGTGCTCAGGGACTCCAAGAGAATCTCATGTCTGCTCCAGGATTTCATGTTCCTGATTCATCTCAGAAAATCAATGACTTTGGTGCATCACGGAAGGTGCTAAATTTTCCTCACTTTTCAGCACCCCGTAATGTCTCTTCACCATCTCAAAAAACTGCAGTTAACCTGTCACAAAGTGAAGCTAGAGAGCACTCAGTGATCACGGTTGGTTCAAGTCACTGTGGCAGCAATCACATCCCTCAGGACCAAGATGTAAACCGGGTTTCAAGCAGTGGCGTTTGGGCCACCACTAATAATGCTACTTTATCAGCTGAGCCAGAAGCTATAGATTGTATCCATAGAAGTGAGAGAGGAAAATCAGAGATGATTGAACCAACTGTGGCTTCATCTTCCGGTGGCTCAGGTAGTACTGGTATAGGAAGAACTTGTTCTCAATCAACAAGAGGACATGGCCAAAAGAGAAAAGGGACTGAAGAAGAAGCACTAGAGGAGCAAAGTGAGGTCAtactcttcctctttctctttccatATTTTCCTTCATAATGCATGCTTGCTTTCttccttaaattttttttctttttaactgaTGGTATCTGAAGATTTACTGTGTGTTTGATTATCATCCACACACACATGCATATCAGAAGAAACTATTGGTTGCTTTTACTACGTTTAGACGTAAATATTTGGTGAAATCAAATCACTAATTAGCATGTAAAACACCCACTTAGTCCATAATTGAACTAAATGACGTTTGTGATTCATATAACTGACTTTATTACttagaaaggaacaaaactttATCGTAGTTGATTGTTGAGCTGTGCTGTGTCTCCGTGTGCAATAGGCCACAGAACTTAAATCAGCAGATGGAAACAAGTTATCTCAGCGTTCCAGAAGAAACCGTGCAGCCGAAGTGCATAATCTATCCGAAAGGGTGAGAACATGAATATTTTTCTCGTAATTTTCGAATTTGAAACTTGTGTTGTGTGAACTTAACTCTTATTACCagcttttgtttctttatacaGAGAAGAAGAGATAGGATTAACGACAAGATGAGAGCATTACAGCAACTGATACCAAACAGTAACAAGGTTCGTTATCATAATGCTTGTTGACTTGtcaatattttaacttttcttaGTAGAGATGCATGCATCTCCTCGAGAAATGATACATGACCATCAATGTGCAACCCGACACTTGAACAGATAGTCAgcacaaacaaaatttaataaaacaaaacaataaattcaattatatatatatattaatagcGACTTGAATGTAGCAACTGTTTAGTCAGGTTAAAATAGGTACTTCACTAGCACAGTACAGTACACACCACACACTTTGTTTGTTTCGAATAATTCAACTTTTCATAAGATTCAATCATGGATGGTGAAAAAGTAACGGTTGTACGTGCAGACAGACAAAGCATCAATGTTAGAAGAGGCAATCGAATACTTAAAATCACTTCAGTTTCAGCTTCaggtacaatatatatatatatatatatatatatatatatataatattctgaAACTGCTACTACTATATATACTGGTGTAGTGTAGAGTATTAATGTGTAAGAAAAGTTGTTGTTGGTGACAGGTAATGTGCATGGGGGCTGGCATGACACCAGTTATGTTTCCAGGAATTCAGCACTATATGTCACAGATGGGAATGGGAATTGGTGGACCTTCTTTGCCTTCCATTCACAACCCAATGCAATTACCAAAAGTGGGTCAAGCCATGTCTGTCACTCAGCCTCAGCCTCAGATGCCAAACCACAATTTACTGTGCCAAAATCCAGTTCTGGGTGCCTTCAATTACCAAAATCAGATGCAAAACCAATGCCTTTCAGAACAATATGCACGTTATATGGGCTACCATCTCATGAATAGTGCCTCTCAGGTCAATCAAAATtccattttttacctttttctttgtaaaaccTGTCATCTGGTTTTTCAATACATGCATATATTACGTGAAGTTTTGTTGCATAAATTCGCAGCAGTTTATAAGACTATATATTTCTGCACATGTTGGttgtagttaattttttatgttagcATGTTGATGGTTTTCTCTTGCAGCCAATGAACGCCTTGAGATATGGTTCCCAAGCAATGCAACACAGTGAAATAATGATTGCAGGAAGCAATAATAGCAGCGGACCCATGAGTGGAACACCTAATATAGCTAATGTTAATGATGCTGTTAGTGGCAAAACTGGTAAGGCACTACATATATACACCTAACTTTTTTGGATCTTTCTTCCATCAAGATTtaataaattctattttatgaattcttacaaaattaagtaatttgattttatataaataaataaaataatatgattgaaacttttttttatcaaaatttcatgataaatataccattgtattaattattttacatattaaatgatGACATTTCAAAACACATCCATTATTtgtcttaattattattaaaaataaaaaataactattttttatgtaaggtttttttcttcttaactttatgtttttatcttgtttgaaggttttcttttcttttaaataaaagtaaataaggGCTTATGCTTTACtttagatttattatttattttaaacttaatgaatttaaaaattaatggaCCAAACGgatatataaaatttagtattttaaaaaaagttttatcgTTCATAATTTCTAAAACCTTTtctaatataaagaaaaaaattgtttttcataagttataataatgttaaatatctttatatatatatcaaatataatgTCATGTTACACGACATCCCATAGTAGTCATTTTCTTGACATAATCAAATACGTGACATGTCACTATTGCTGTACAATgacaaatatgtttttaaaattcacgaaaactaaagttaaaaatgtaaaactactaccatatatagttatatttaattaagtaaaatacaTTATAACATATTTCGtataaactaaaactaattaTACTGCTtaggttttataaaattaaataaaaattataaaaagtgcaaagttaattttaacataagaatactttttaaatttgttttacctttttataaacattttttggaaaatataatttaaacatattcATTTCTGCgttgttttccttttccttttccattcCTCATtgcttccttcttttttttttttttttttatttccaggCTCTTCCACCTTTGACTGaacaatacataaaaattaccAAATTGAGGGAATTAGCTATTGGAGTACATGAATCCTAGAAGTATCAAAATGTGTTCCCATTTTATGTAGTTTGAAATGATGCAGGAAttcaaagttaattaattaattaatgatgtttAAATTGTGATAAATTATCTCAGTTTATTGTGGGTTAGGGCATGAAATTAGCTCCTAGGGTTAGGATCCATCAGCTTCTGTAATTTTCTATTGTTTGTAGATTGAGATTAAAGTAAATTATCTAAATTGGTGTGCTAATACTTTATCTTAACTTAccttaacaattattattttactatatattaatGCTATAATATTGTTACTttacatttcattaaatatctacttttttaaatcaatattaaatatattagaaagtTTGCTAATCATtactaaaacataatttttttaattacaatagttttttaaagttttaaacagCAATGCACTATTTATTAATTAACCAATTAGTGGATAATAAGTATTTAGTACCGCGGGATTATTTGGCTGATTAATACCTCATTCtttcttaaatataaacaaatttataatttattcaacCCTGTTAAACAACTGAACAATTTAATTAGTCACATCAAATTGgcttataactattttataaaatattgtaaataattaatgtataaagatagaataataaagattatagattttgaaattttaaaactaaactcTTCAGTTTTTCAGTTTTAGTGATAAAGAAAACAGTACTCATTTATACAGACTAAAAACTTCAAAAGGagttagtaaaaaatatttaaataagaaacattaaaaaatattataaaaagacagagttttaaaaaaaattaaaggaagaATTATTTGCTACTCatatactaataattaaaaCCACAAATAacgaaaataattttaattattattttttacatttaaaatttattaatggaAAAGGTCTATAGTTCCTTacaaatacattattattatttttacaatccCAACTTAGGAATCTTTGAGTTCATGACATGACATTCCTTAATCCATCCAAAGTTAAAGTAAACATCAGTTTCTTTTGAAACAGGAAACTCCACTGAATTTTGTACAATAACATGttcttcaattttgaaaaataaaagtcatttaataatagattattatatatttttataaatttagtaattttacagttattttaaaaaacgatATAGCATTAGTAGCAATAAACTATAAgtagataataatataaaattattttacattattaatatatgattgttaattaaattctaattatttttcctttttgtcaCAGTGTATTGTACTTGAAATGTAGAATGACATCAAAGTCCACTTTGATATGTTTTTATGGTCTTCTTCctttcattcatttcattctcACATCCATCACCATCAACTTTCTCACCAAAATCGtactatttttttctcaaacagtATCAAACTTTAAGATAATATCATCAATGAaaatcatgatatttttttttaatcaatcagTGAATGTGTGAAACACATACATTGA contains these protein-coding regions:
- the LOC106763151 gene encoding transcription factor PIF4, giving the protein MKNTISGWDFESDTCLTSQRKPTGLDHELVELLWQNGQVVMHSQTNRKLPGNSSNLRQLPKTTQSNNLDQEEAAPWIQYPLDDPLEQEFCSNLLSELPPPCEVESYYKQIRELEEEKFANIFSPGARHHPPSPSQLLPSIMKSSCAQGLQENLMSAPGFHVPDSSQKINDFGASRKVLNFPHFSAPRNVSSPSQKTAVNLSQSEAREHSVITVGSSHCGSNHIPQDQDVNRVSSSGVWATTNNATLSAEPEAIDCIHRSERGKSEMIEPTVASSSGGSGSTGIGRTCSQSTRGHGQKRKGTEEEALEEQSEATELKSADGNKLSQRSRRNRAAEVHNLSERRRRDRINDKMRALQQLIPNSNKTDKASMLEEAIEYLKSLQFQLQVMCMGAGMTPVMFPGIQHYMSQMGMGIGGPSLPSIHNPMQLPKVGQAMSVTQPQPQMPNHNLLCQNPVLGAFNYQNQMQNQCLSEQYARYMGYHLMNSASQPMNALRYGSQAMQHSEIMIAGSNNSSGPMSGTPNIANVNDAVSGKTGSSTFD